The nucleotide window TTCAGCTTCAGGTTTTCCCTGATTGCATCGATCACCGCTTTACCTCCAGGATGCAGACAGAAATGCTCAAAAGCCTTCCTGAAATTGGGACTGTGTGGACCTCTTTTTCTTGCAGGAGGCCAGATTTTCCTCCAGGTTAACGATGAGCCATATCGGATGAGCTCCGAATAAGGGAGTACTAAAGCTGCCAGGTTTGTGATGTTTGTTTTCAGGGCTTCGCCGGCTACTTGCAGGATTGATCTTGATAAGGAAACTCCTGTGTTGCCTTGGTCATCAGATTCCTGAAAAACACACTTGTATGCCCTATCCTTAGATCCGAGATGAGTTCTAACTAAATATTTCAGCTCGTATTTGGATTTGAGTCTGTCCCTTTTCCGATTCGAGAGTAAAATAGCTGCACCGCCCATCCGAAACAGGCAGTTTGCGAGCAACATAGACTTGACTTTCCCATGGTACATAATGGAACAAACTGATTCCATGCTCAGGACAAGAACCATTGAATTCCTGTGGACTTTGAGCAGGTCTTTGGCTAATGAAATCGATAAGATTCCTGCACTGCACCCCATTCCAGAGAGATTATAGCATTTCACATCACGTTTGAGTCCGAATCTATTGATTATCATTGCAGCTACAGACGGGGTAGGACACACGACACTGCAATTCgtaattaaaatatctatgCTTCTGGGGTTTATTTTGTGCTTGGAAAAGAGTTCGTGGACAATCGAAAACAACACCATTTCGAATTCTTCCCTGGTGGCATTCAACGAACCATCAGATGGAAACAAATGCATCCCACTGGGTAGATAAGATTCATTTCCTATGCCGGATCTTTCAATAACTTTGGTTTGAAACTCAATCGCCTCGCTGTCGAAACTTGTTGATCTTTCCAAATGTTCTATAAAGCTAGAAATTGGAACTCGATGAGTTTCAGGTGGCTGGTAACAGATGAAATCAACTAGATAAACATGCCTGGATGATTTACACCAGAAGTGCAGTAGTACAATTGCAGTAGCTGCTATGAGAGCAACTGCAACAACTGGGATCTCAACAAGGCTAGAGTTTCctgaaattatattttccattGACAAGGTTGAACTCAATTTGGGAACTGCATAATTGTTccgtataaattataaatatttgttgaTACGCGTTGAGTATGTGAGTCCTTGTTTAAGCATAACCGCCGGATGTGTAAAGGGCTCATGCAAAGGAAATGGACTACTACCAGCCATGGCGCAtatattgattattaatttgcaGAATTTATGGTTATGGATATGTTGTTAAGAAATGGCCCTACAAGTCTCCGAATTGTGACAAATATTGCCTAACAGCTGGGCCATTGAGCATTAATGAtcttattataaagaaaataacagaGATGAAAGAACAAGAAGCAGGATTCCTTCTTTGAAAGACAAAGATTCAGACTGCCTATTAAAATTTTCCAGGGAGAAATTGATGGGCATCTCAGCTTTCTTATTATACACAGATGAGCGCTTATTCAAACTTGTGAGCTTAACAAGCAAGTCAAACaccaaaaactcaaaattaaactcaaactcgaggTCAATAGTCTAGCACCTCTCAAGCTTGAGCAGTTCGTTTGCCCAACTGGCAATCCACCTCAAGCTTTGTCTATATTGATTGTTTAGACCATTGCTTGCATTTTAAGGTTCTTCACATCTGGGCCGGCATTTCTGCGTTTCTTCTCCCTTCCGATTTCACTTTCCGACACCGTTTATTTATGGCCTATCAATGCAAGTCTTTCTCACATTCAATACAAAAGGAACCCCGACTGAGTCCCCCACTTTCTATGCCAAAAAGTAATGTGAAGGTACCATTTTCTTTGTAAACACTCCTATTTTTTTCTAGATTCTGCTGCCAAAATCTTCTGAGCTTTGCCTGTTCCCTTCATTCATCAGCCTTACGTCATTGACCATCTTTACTTGCTTTCCAAAGGGTACTTCACATTCGTCTCGATCCTTTCCCCTCTTGTAGCTCACGTTTCCTCCGTACCATTGCCACAGACAAATTGATTCACAGGTACATTTGTTTGCATCATCTCATACCGCTAAAAGGAGCAAAACTTGGTCGCAAAAGCAGACAGACTGTGTATGTCGCCCACCTTTACATCAGTGTCTCTTATTTATTGGGTTCTTGAGTAAACGAGACAAAAACCTTCTCTCATCTAGACTTTCCTATAGAATTGCTCTTGGGTTGTGATGCCATTTGTTTGACCTACCAAAAATGTTATTCGATATTGAAGTTTCACACCACAGATtataatcacaattttttttttttgtagcaTGCGTATAGTGTATGCATGCTTAcacattaacatatataattctATAATTAGTTGGATGTATACATATTGTTGCTATATAGATATTGGGTAGCtagtgaattattttttttaaaaagaatttttaatcaaGTCAAATCTCTTTTTTTGTATTTAGTAGAGAGTTAACTTTTTTGATTTAATTGGATTGAAGTGATCATATCAAATTGATGAAAACTCATGTCTTATAATCTGCTTAATAACTATTAGATCGTTCCATCCAATTTCAAACTATACATACTATTAATAATTTTGCTGTACACTTTCACCTCAAAAATACAGCcccatgtatgtgtgtgtgtgtgtttgtgcgTGTATATATGTACACTATACGCACACGAAGTGACAGATTTTTAGCCTATTTTAGGCTCTTGGCAAAATAGTGATTCAAAGATACAAAAATGGCCTCTGGCTACTGCCAAAATTTAAACACGTACAGAGAAGTACATACATGCATGTGTCagaaatctaacaaatttcttcaatttaattatCCTGCCACAGGTAAAATATAATCATGGCGCCATACTCAACAAAAACCTGCATATTTCTTTCTACATGGTTAAGCTTGGTAAAGGTGGGACAACTCAAGCAACAAATTCCGTATCAGTTTGAAACTGGTCGAAGATATTTAAGATTAGCCTCTTAACTTAATTATTTGTTGTAGCGTGGCGAACCAGTCGCTAAACTCAGTATTTTCCCTGGACTCgactaaataaaaaatgtaaaatgcaAAAGGGATAGTCTTCCtcgtttgaaaagaaaaagattaagCTCTGTATGTACCTGGAAGAGTCCTGGATCGGCAAATTAAGAGTGAGGAACACCTATTGGAGGAGGGGAGCACGTGCAAGTGTTGTATGGATGC belongs to Mangifera indica cultivar Alphonso chromosome 2, CATAS_Mindica_2.1, whole genome shotgun sequence and includes:
- the LOC123208749 gene encoding 3-ketoacyl-CoA synthase 7-like, with protein sequence MENIISGNSSLVEIPVVAVALIAATAIVLLHFWCKSSRHVYLVDFICYQPPETHRVPISSFIEHLERSTSFDSEAIEFQTKVIERSGIGNESYLPSGMHLFPSDGSLNATREEFEMVLFSIVHELFSKHKINPRSIDILITNCSVVCPTPSVAAMIINRFGLKRDVKCYNLSGMGCSAGILSISLAKDLLKVHRNSMVLVLSMESVCSIMYHGKVKSMLLANCLFRMGGAAILLSNRKRDRLKSKYELKYLVRTHLGSKDRAYKCVFQESDDQGNTGVSLSRSILQVAGEALKTNITNLAALVLPYSELIRYGSSLTWRKIWPPARKRGPHSPNFRKAFEHFCLHPGGKAVIDAIRENLKLKERDVEASKMTLNRFGNTSSSSIWYALGYLEAKGRVKRGDRIWQVGLGSGFKCNSAVWKCISNLKLENSNVWSGCIYQYPVKVPDVIDH